A stretch of the Leguminivora glycinivorella isolate SPB_JAAS2020 chromosome 2, LegGlyc_1.1, whole genome shotgun sequence genome encodes the following:
- the LOC125239213 gene encoding odorant receptor 67c-like: MRMHFRILKRRFQDAVCERERRQFVEVVRRHQDLIHLADNVEILYSKSTLFNIVTSSVLICLSGFNVTSVEDMGVVISFMAFLSMSLTQIFLLCYFGDMLMKSSMEISDAIYNSEWYQADQRMKRNVLLVLIRSRRPCKLTAARFADVNLTAFTTILSRSWSLFALLKTVYK, translated from the exons ATGAGGATGCACTTCCGCATCCTGAAGAGGAGGTTCCAGGACGCAGTGTGCGAGAGAGAGAGGAGACAGTTCGTGGAAGTCGTTAGGAGGCACCAGGATTTGATACA TTTAGCCGACAATGTGGAAATCCTGTATTCCAAGTCTACACTCTTCAACATCGTCACCAGTTCTGTTCTCATTTGTCTTAGCGGGTTTAATGTTACG TCGGTGGAGGATATGGGCGTGGTGATATCATTCATGGCGTTCCTGTCCATGAGTCTCACACAAATCTTTTTGTTGTGCTACTTCGGAGATATGCTCATGAAATCG AGTATGGAAATAAGTGACGCCATCTACAACAGCGAGTGGTATCAAGCAGATCAGCGTATGAAGAGGAACGTGCTCCTTGTTCTGATCAG ATCTCGTAGACCATGTAAACTGACAGCGGCCCGATTCGCGGACGTCAATTTGACAGCATTCACTACG aTACTGAGTCGATCGTGGTCTCTCTTCGCTCTTCTGAAAACTGTTTACAAATAA